A stretch of the Teredinibacter haidensis genome encodes the following:
- the flgG gene encoding flagellar basal-body rod protein FlgG, with amino-acid sequence MHAALYVSKTGLAAQDTQLTTVANNLANTSTVGFKRDRAVFEDLLYQIQRQPGAQNTEETQLPSGLQLGTGVRVVGTQKQFTHGSLQVTEQPLDIAIDGRGFLQILQPDGNIAYTRAGQLHLSSQGEIVDASGLLLQPAITLPPNADRLTIGTDGTVSAFVPGTPAPQILGNIQTVDFINPGGLQAIGGNLFLETASSGDPLTGTPGENGLGQIKQGMLENSNVDIVEEMVNMITTQRAYEMNSKVVSTADQMLQFVTQNL; translated from the coding sequence ATGCACGCAGCACTCTACGTTAGTAAAACCGGCCTGGCTGCCCAGGACACTCAACTCACCACGGTGGCGAACAACCTCGCTAATACATCAACGGTGGGCTTTAAACGTGATCGCGCGGTTTTTGAAGATTTGCTTTATCAAATTCAACGTCAGCCGGGTGCGCAAAATACGGAAGAAACGCAGTTGCCTTCCGGTCTGCAGTTGGGCACGGGCGTTCGTGTTGTCGGTACGCAAAAGCAATTTACCCACGGCAGTTTGCAGGTAACGGAACAGCCTTTGGATATTGCCATTGATGGCCGTGGTTTTCTGCAAATTCTTCAGCCGGATGGAAACATCGCTTATACGCGTGCAGGGCAATTGCATTTATCTTCGCAGGGCGAAATTGTGGATGCGAGTGGTTTATTGCTGCAGCCAGCGATTACGCTTCCACCCAATGCCGATCGCCTAACAATTGGAACCGACGGTACGGTGAGCGCCTTTGTCCCGGGAACGCCAGCGCCGCAGATACTGGGAAATATCCAAACGGTAGATTTTATCAATCCCGGTGGACTACAAGCGATTGGTGGAAATTTGTTCTTAGAAACTGCGTCTAGTGGTGACCCTTTAACAGGCACGCCCGGCGAGAATGGTTTAGGTCAAATTAAGCAGGGCATGCTGGAAAATTCCAATGTCGATATTGTGGAAGAAATGGTCAATATGATCACCACGCAGCGCGCCTACGAAATGAATTCAAAAGTGGTTTCCACTG
- a CDS encoding flagellar basal body rod protein FlgF: protein MDKALYVAMTGAKHNMQAQTAHANNLANINTTGFKADFAQARSMPVLYGDGHPTRAYALAESPATDFTQGALVETGRELDIAIKGEGFIAVQAPDGTEAYTRAGSLFIDSVGMLRTGSGLPVLGNGGPIALPAAEKIEIAVDGAITVMPLGQGVDAPVQADRIRLVNPPLDSIKRGESGLIVALNLEEEIPADANVRVISGFVEASNVNAVNELTSVLSLARQYEMQVKIMQTVKENSETSASLLRVS from the coding sequence ATGGATAAAGCACTTTATGTCGCCATGACCGGTGCCAAACACAATATGCAAGCGCAAACTGCGCACGCCAACAACCTGGCCAATATCAATACCACAGGCTTTAAAGCCGATTTCGCCCAGGCCCGGAGTATGCCGGTGCTGTACGGCGACGGCCACCCAACGCGCGCCTATGCACTGGCTGAAAGTCCGGCTACTGATTTTACTCAGGGAGCTCTAGTGGAAACAGGGCGAGAGCTGGATATTGCCATTAAAGGTGAAGGTTTTATTGCTGTACAGGCTCCGGATGGAACTGAAGCGTATACCCGCGCCGGTTCACTGTTTATCGATAGTGTTGGCATGCTGCGAACCGGCAGTGGCTTGCCGGTACTCGGCAACGGAGGGCCTATTGCGCTCCCAGCAGCAGAGAAAATTGAAATTGCGGTTGATGGTGCAATAACAGTTATGCCCCTGGGGCAGGGCGTTGATGCCCCTGTTCAGGCAGACCGTATTCGATTGGTTAATCCACCATTAGATTCTATTAAGCGTGGTGAAAGTGGATTGATTGTTGCGTTGAACCTTGAAGAAGAAATTCCCGCAGATGCAAATGTCCGCGTGATTTCCGGCTTTGTTGAAGCCAGCAATGTGAATGCGGTCAACGAACTTACCAGTGTTTTAAGCCTCGCTCGGCAATATGAAATGCAGGTAAAAATAATGCAAACAGTCAAAGAAAATTCTGAAACTTCCGCGAGTCTGTTACGCGTAAGCTGA